In Candidatus Defluviibacterium haderslevense, the following are encoded in one genomic region:
- the efp gene encoding elongation factor P, translating into MANTSDIRNGMCMDYNNDIFVIVEFQHVKPGKGNAFVRTRLKSMTSGKVIENTFVAGHTINEVRVERRKVQYLYKDDAGYNFMNTENFEQESINESLIENPEFLKEGMEIEVLYHAAKNLPLMAELPQHMVVEVTYTEPGAKGNTATNALKLATIETGAEIKVPLFIEQGELIKVDTRTREYIERVKK; encoded by the coding sequence ATGGCAAATACTTCAGATATTAGAAATGGAATGTGCATGGATTATAATAATGATATTTTTGTCATTGTTGAATTTCAACATGTAAAACCTGGAAAGGGGAACGCTTTTGTTAGAACTAGGTTAAAAAGTATGACATCTGGAAAGGTAATTGAGAATACTTTTGTTGCTGGACATACCATTAATGAAGTTCGTGTGGAAAGACGAAAAGTTCAATATCTTTACAAAGATGATGCTGGGTATAACTTTATGAATACAGAAAATTTCGAGCAAGAATCCATTAATGAAAGTCTGATCGAAAATCCAGAGTTTTTAAAAGAAGGGATGGAAATTGAAGTCTTATATCATGCAGCCAAAAATTTACCTTTAATGGCTGAATTACCACAACATATGGTAGTTGAGGTGACCTATACTGAGCCGGGTGCTAAAGGAAATACGGCAACTAATGCATTAAAATTAGCCACAATTGAAACAGGTGCAGAAATTAAAGTACCTTTATTTATTGAACAGGGTGAATTAATCAAAGTTGATACAAGAACAAGAGAGTATATTGAACGCGTAAAAAAATAG
- the rpoC gene encoding DNA-directed RNA polymerase subunit beta', with protein MSFKNKIFKQDQEFERITISLSSPDEILERSFGEILKPETINYRSYKPERDGLFCERIFGPVKDYECYCGKYKRIRYKGIVCDRCGVEVTEKKVRRERMGHIKLVVPVVHIWFFKSLPNKIGYLLGLSSKKLESIIYYERFVVIQPGLAQGRNVLDLLTEEEYFEVLETLPKENQMLDDKDPNKFVAKMGAESIFDLLQRIQLDDLSFELRHQASNESSQQRKSEALKRLRVVEAFRDGVSNKNSKPEWMIIQYLPVIPPELRPLVPLDGGRFASSDLNDLYRRVIIRNNRLKRLLEIKAPEVILRNEKRMLQEAVDSLFDNSRKSNAVKAEGGRALKSLSDILKGKQGRFRQNLLGKRVDYSGRSVIVVGPTLKLHECGLPKGMAAELFKPFIIRKLIERGVVKTVKSAKKLVDRKDPIIWDILENILKGHPVLLNRAPTLHRLSIQAFQPTLVEGKAIQLHPLVCGAFNADFDGDQMAVHVPLSNASILEAQLLMLAPHNMLNPQDGSPVTLPSQDMVLGLYYLTKERITEKEVKLATFYSAEEVIIAFNEGKIGLHDPLKVKARVENEAGDLEQKIIKTTVGRVLFNEAVPVSVPFVNELMTKKNLKQFIAETILRTNFAVTAKFLDDIKDMGFYYAFKAGLSFNLGDLITPSIKQKTLVDAQKEVDEIWDNYNMGLITNNERYNQIIDRWTYADNRITDNLMKELAAHKGGFNSVYMMLHSGARGSKQQIKQLCGLRGLMAKPRKSGDTGSAIIENPILSNFQDGLSVLEYFISTHGARKGLADTALKTADAGYLTRRLVDVSQDVVISELDCNTLRGIDTTALVDNDKVIENLASRIQSRFTLHNVLDPNTDEIIIAAGEYIDDRIANYIEKAGVEAVTIRSVLTCESRKGVCTKCYGKNLATGRIAETGDAVGIISAQSIGEPGTQLTLRTFHVGGVAAVSKAESEVNAKFDGIIEFDGVKYAESNEGGVKSFIVLSRSGEIRVLDSDTKKLLTSAHVPYGSTLLVKEGQKVTKGEIFCTWDPFNALIISEFSGIVKFDSIEEGVTYRVERDDQTGYSEKIIIESKNKKKMPTMSILSASGEELKNYALPVGAYISIEDNSEISAGQKIGKIPRNVSKVSDITGGLPRVTELFEARNPSNPAVVSEIDGIVIYGKIKRGNREIFVEDEKTGQRRKYLIGLSKHILVQEGDFVRAGIPLSDGTIAPRDILQIKGLFAVQSYLVNGVQEVYRSQGININDKHIEVIVRQMMRWVQIEDPGDTTLLEGEPVDKWTFVLENDQIFDKKVVTEAGDSVKLKRGQVVTVRQLKEENSFLKRNDKKLVEFRDAIAATSSSLLLGITRASLGTSSWISAASFQETTKVLSSAAIAAKSDDLSGLKENVIIGKKIPAGTGQKIYKEMLVKSVPKKNEVVEV; from the coding sequence ATGTCATTCAAAAATAAAATATTTAAACAAGATCAAGAATTTGAAAGAATCACTATAAGTTTATCATCTCCGGATGAAATTCTTGAACGTTCTTTTGGTGAAATATTAAAGCCTGAAACCATTAACTATCGTTCTTATAAACCAGAAAGAGACGGTTTATTTTGCGAAAGAATATTTGGTCCAGTAAAAGATTATGAATGTTATTGTGGAAAATATAAACGTATCCGATACAAGGGAATCGTTTGTGATCGATGTGGTGTTGAAGTAACAGAGAAGAAAGTTCGTAGAGAGCGAATGGGACACATTAAATTAGTTGTTCCTGTAGTTCATATTTGGTTTTTTAAATCCTTGCCCAACAAAATAGGATATTTATTAGGCTTGTCATCAAAAAAACTTGAATCGATCATATACTATGAGCGTTTTGTTGTCATACAACCCGGATTGGCTCAAGGAAGAAATGTTTTGGATTTATTAACTGAGGAAGAGTATTTTGAAGTTTTAGAAACGCTTCCTAAGGAAAATCAAATGTTGGATGATAAAGATCCAAATAAATTTGTTGCGAAGATGGGTGCAGAATCCATTTTTGATTTATTGCAACGAATACAGTTAGATGATTTATCATTTGAATTACGACATCAAGCATCTAATGAATCTTCCCAACAAAGAAAATCTGAGGCTTTAAAACGTCTTCGTGTCGTTGAAGCATTCAGAGATGGGGTATCTAATAAGAATTCGAAACCAGAATGGATGATTATTCAATATCTTCCAGTAATTCCACCTGAATTAAGACCGTTGGTCCCATTAGATGGTGGTCGATTTGCAAGCTCGGATTTGAATGATTTATATCGTAGAGTAATTATTAGAAATAATAGATTAAAACGATTATTAGAAATTAAAGCCCCTGAAGTAATCCTTAGAAATGAAAAGCGGATGCTTCAAGAAGCTGTTGATTCATTGTTTGATAATTCCAGAAAATCAAATGCTGTTAAAGCTGAAGGTGGTAGAGCATTAAAGTCTTTAAGTGATATCCTAAAAGGAAAGCAAGGACGTTTTAGACAAAATCTATTGGGTAAACGTGTCGATTATAGTGGACGGTCAGTTATCGTAGTTGGTCCTACATTGAAATTGCATGAGTGTGGATTACCTAAAGGAATGGCAGCAGAATTGTTCAAACCTTTCATCATTCGAAAATTAATCGAAAGAGGGGTAGTCAAAACTGTAAAATCTGCTAAAAAACTAGTAGACAGAAAGGATCCGATCATTTGGGATATCTTAGAAAATATATTAAAAGGACATCCGGTTCTTCTTAACCGTGCCCCAACATTACACAGACTATCAATTCAGGCTTTCCAGCCAACACTTGTCGAAGGTAAAGCGATACAATTGCATCCACTTGTTTGTGGTGCGTTTAATGCGGATTTTGACGGTGACCAAATGGCAGTGCATGTACCATTGTCCAATGCTTCCATATTGGAGGCTCAACTTCTGATGTTAGCTCCACATAACATGTTGAATCCTCAGGATGGATCACCAGTTACTCTGCCGTCACAAGACATGGTTTTGGGATTGTATTATTTAACTAAAGAAAGAATCACTGAGAAAGAGGTCAAATTAGCTACATTTTATAGTGCTGAAGAAGTTATCATTGCTTTTAATGAAGGTAAAATTGGATTACACGATCCATTAAAAGTAAAAGCAAGAGTAGAGAATGAGGCCGGAGATCTTGAGCAAAAGATTATTAAAACAACTGTTGGTCGGGTATTATTTAATGAAGCAGTACCTGTTAGCGTGCCATTCGTTAACGAATTAATGACCAAGAAAAACCTTAAGCAATTTATTGCGGAAACTATTCTCCGGACCAATTTTGCAGTAACTGCAAAATTTTTGGATGATATTAAGGATATGGGTTTTTATTATGCATTTAAGGCAGGTTTATCATTCAATTTGGGAGATCTAATTACGCCTTCAATAAAGCAAAAAACGTTGGTTGATGCCCAAAAAGAAGTTGATGAGATTTGGGATAATTACAACATGGGTTTAATTACAAACAATGAGCGTTATAACCAGATCATTGACCGTTGGACATATGCCGATAATCGTATTACAGATAATTTGATGAAAGAATTGGCTGCACATAAAGGTGGCTTCAATTCAGTATATATGATGCTACACTCTGGAGCACGTGGTTCAAAACAACAAATTAAACAGTTATGTGGACTTAGGGGCTTGATGGCGAAACCAAGAAAATCAGGAGATACTGGAAGTGCAATTATTGAAAACCCAATCTTGTCAAATTTTCAGGATGGACTTTCAGTATTGGAATATTTCATATCCACTCACGGTGCGCGAAAAGGTCTTGCCGATACTGCCTTAAAAACAGCTGATGCAGGTTATTTAACAAGAAGATTGGTGGATGTATCTCAGGATGTAGTCATATCTGAATTAGATTGCAATACTTTGAGAGGTATTGATACTACAGCTTTGGTTGATAATGATAAGGTAATTGAAAATCTTGCTTCCAGAATCCAAAGCCGTTTTACATTACACAATGTATTGGATCCAAACACTGATGAAATTATCATTGCAGCTGGTGAATATATCGATGATAGAATTGCAAATTATATTGAAAAAGCAGGTGTTGAAGCGGTAACAATCCGTTCAGTACTTACCTGTGAATCACGCAAAGGTGTATGCACTAAATGTTATGGTAAGAATTTAGCAACAGGGCGTATTGCTGAGACGGGTGATGCAGTTGGAATCATTTCTGCTCAAAGTATCGGGGAACCAGGAACTCAATTAACCTTACGTACATTCCACGTGGGTGGGGTTGCCGCTGTATCTAAAGCCGAATCAGAGGTGAATGCTAAATTTGATGGAATTATTGAATTTGATGGTGTTAAATATGCTGAATCTAACGAGGGTGGTGTAAAATCATTCATTGTATTGTCACGATCTGGTGAAATTAGGGTGTTGGATTCAGACACTAAAAAATTACTTACAAGTGCACACGTTCCATATGGTTCAACGCTACTGGTTAAGGAAGGACAGAAAGTAACCAAAGGAGAAATTTTCTGTACTTGGGATCCATTTAATGCATTGATTATTTCTGAATTTTCGGGTATCGTTAAGTTTGATTCCATCGAAGAAGGTGTTACATATCGAGTAGAAAGAGATGATCAAACGGGTTATTCTGAAAAAATTATTATAGAAAGTAAGAATAAGAAGAAAATGCCTACAATGTCCATTTTGAGTGCTTCGGGAGAAGAGCTTAAAAATTATGCATTGCCGGTAGGAGCTTATATAAGTATTGAAGACAATAGTGAGATATCTGCAGGTCAGAAAATTGGAAAAATACCAAGAAATGTAAGTAAAGTTTCGGATATCACAGGTGGTTTACCGCGTGTAACAGAATTATTTGAAGCACGTAATCCTTCTAACCCAGCTGTAGTTTCTGAAATAGATGGTATCGTTATCTATGGTAAAATCAAACGTGGAAACCGTGAAATTTTTGTTGAAGATGAAAAAACAGGCCAACGTAGAAAATATCTAATTGGTTTATCTAAACATATTTTAGTTCAGGAAGGAGATTTTGTAAGAGCTGGTATTCCTCTATCAGATGGTACGATTGCACCACGGGATATACTTCAAATTAAAGGTTTGTTTGCAGTACAGTCTTACTTAGTGAATGGAGTTCAGGAGGTGTATCGATCTCAAGGTATCAATATTAATGATAAACATATTGAGGTAATCGTTAGGCAAATGATGCGATGGGTTCAAATTGAAGATCCAGGTGATACTACATTACTTGAAGGAGAACCAGTTGATAAATGGACTTTTGTGTTAGAAAATGATCAGATTTTTGACAAAAAAGTTGTTACAGAAGCTGGAGATTCGGTTAAACTCAAACGTGGTCAAGTTGTAACGGTTCGTCAACTCAAAGAAGAAAACTCATTCTTAAAGAGAAATGATAAAAAACTAGTTGAATTTAGAGATGCAATAGCAGCAACTTCAAGTTCATTGTTGCTTGGTATTACAAGAGCTTCATTAGGAACAAGCAGTTGGATTTCAGCTGCGTCATTCCAGGAAACAACCAAAGTATTAAGTTCTGCAGCAATAGCAGCTAAATCTGATGATTTATCAGGACTTAAAGAGAATGTTATTATCGGTAAGAAAATACCAGCAGGTACAGGACAAAAAATTTATAAAGAAATGCTCGTCAAATCAGTGCCAAAAAAGAATGAAGTAGTTGAAGTATAA
- the accB gene encoding acetyl-CoA carboxylase biotin carboxyl carrier protein produces MNFKEIQELIRMISKSDLASFKVKNGDFELNIKTGKAVQHVEMKVPNYGHPLPPPPIQAPVVQKNQSFEEPQAAVVSVDTAKKLLEIRSPMVGTFYRSSGPDKGPYVKIGDQVSSGNPVCIIEAMKLFNEIESEISGTIVKIMVEDASPVEYDQVLFLVEP; encoded by the coding sequence ATGAACTTTAAAGAGATCCAAGAACTCATTCGGATGATCAGTAAATCTGATCTTGCATCATTCAAAGTAAAGAATGGAGATTTCGAATTAAATATTAAAACAGGCAAAGCGGTGCAACATGTTGAGATGAAAGTCCCAAATTACGGACATCCCTTGCCACCGCCTCCTATACAAGCACCTGTAGTTCAAAAAAATCAATCTTTTGAAGAGCCACAAGCTGCTGTTGTGTCAGTAGATACTGCAAAAAAACTATTGGAAATTAGATCTCCAATGGTTGGGACATTCTACAGATCTTCAGGTCCAGATAAAGGGCCTTATGTTAAAATTGGAGATCAGGTTTCTTCTGGTAATCCAGTATGCATTATAGAAGCTATGAAATTATTTAATGAGATTGAAAGTGAAATTTCTGGTACTATCGTTAAAATAATGGTTGAAGATGCTTCGCCTGTGGAATATGACCAAGTATTATTTTTAGTTGAGCCATAG
- the accC gene encoding acetyl-CoA carboxylase biotin carboxylase subunit yields MFQKILIANRGEIALRIIRTCKEMGIKTVAIYSTADRESLHVRFADEAVCIGPPASSLSYLSIPRIMAALEITNADAVHPGYGFLAENAEFAEICTQYGIKFIGPTPDQIRSMGDKVTAKETMIKAGVPVVPGSDGLLKDIKQGKKIASDIGYPVILKATAGGGGKGMRIVSKEEDFEDMWNNARQEAKAAFGNDGMYMEKYIEEPRHIEFQLVGDQFGKVAHLSERDCSIQRRHQKLVEESPSPFMTPELREKMGAAAIKAGTSINYEGVGTVEFLVDKYRNFYFMEMNTRIQVEHPVTEEVIDHDLIKEQIKVAAGIPISGKNYVPTMHAIEVRINAEDPYNDFRPSPGKITTLHTSKGHGVRVDTHVYSGYTVPPYYDSMIAKLICKAQTREECITKMERALDEFIIEGIKTTLPFHKQLMRNEAFRRGDFHTGFLNTFKLEPES; encoded by the coding sequence ATGTTCCAAAAAATATTGATTGCCAATCGAGGTGAAATTGCATTACGCATCATTCGTACCTGCAAGGAAATGGGAATAAAAACTGTAGCTATTTATTCTACAGCTGATAGAGAGAGCTTACATGTTAGATTTGCTGATGAGGCGGTTTGTATAGGTCCTCCGGCATCTTCATTATCCTATTTAAGTATTCCAAGAATTATGGCTGCATTGGAAATAACCAATGCTGATGCGGTGCATCCAGGTTATGGGTTTTTAGCGGAAAATGCAGAATTTGCAGAAATTTGTACACAATATGGTATAAAGTTTATTGGCCCAACACCAGACCAAATTCGGAGTATGGGTGATAAGGTTACAGCTAAAGAGACTATGATCAAAGCAGGTGTACCGGTAGTTCCCGGATCTGATGGTTTATTAAAAGATATTAAACAAGGTAAGAAAATAGCATCTGATATTGGATATCCTGTTATTCTAAAAGCAACCGCCGGTGGTGGTGGTAAGGGGATGAGAATTGTTTCAAAGGAGGAGGATTTCGAAGACATGTGGAATAATGCACGTCAAGAGGCAAAAGCAGCTTTTGGGAATGATGGGATGTATATGGAGAAGTATATTGAGGAACCTAGACATATTGAATTTCAATTAGTGGGTGACCAGTTTGGTAAAGTCGCCCATTTATCTGAAAGAGATTGTTCCATTCAAAGGAGACATCAAAAACTTGTAGAAGAGAGTCCCTCGCCATTCATGACTCCTGAATTGAGAGAAAAAATGGGAGCAGCAGCAATTAAGGCTGGGACTTCTATCAATTATGAAGGAGTGGGAACTGTAGAATTTTTAGTGGATAAATATCGTAATTTTTATTTCATGGAAATGAATACAAGAATTCAGGTTGAACATCCGGTAACAGAAGAAGTTATAGACCACGATTTAATAAAGGAACAAATTAAAGTTGCAGCAGGTATTCCAATTTCTGGAAAAAATTATGTTCCTACCATGCATGCCATAGAAGTGAGAATTAATGCCGAAGATCCTTATAATGATTTCAGACCAAGTCCAGGAAAAATAACAACTTTGCATACATCAAAAGGTCATGGAGTTCGTGTAGATACACATGTATATTCAGGATACACGGTTCCGCCTTATTATGATTCAATGATTGCTAAATTAATTTGTAAAGCACAGACACGTGAGGAATGTATTACTAAAATGGAACGTGCATTAGATGAATTTATCATTGAGGGAATAAAAACAACCCTGCCGTTTCACAAGCAATTGATGCGCAATGAAGCTTTTAGAAGGGGCGATTTTCACACTGGATTTTTGAATACTTTTAAACTAGAACCAGAAAGTTAA
- a CDS encoding ABC transporter ATP-binding protein yields the protein MKQFLLYVTQLKQYRTNVILHFVCYIFTALFTIISIPAIIPLFEMLFQQEYKVVEKPLNVNGISGMIDELKYHFSSWIAGQDKSTAVMWICVGIAAVFFFKNVFRYFAIYFMTPVRASLVRDTRSKLFAKMIDLPMSYFSDERKGDLIARMTADVHEVEWTLLSTLESWVKDPLIIVGSISFMLYTSPSLTLFVVLLLIGTSFVIGGISRTLKKKSLNAQEEFGDLISLQEESLGGLRVVKVFGAESYIKDRFNAILEKYRKLLIEINRRRELAPPMSEFLGIVIVCILLAYGASLVFSSQIQASTFLAFLYAFFNVIEPSKGISASYFNVQKGVAALDRINEVLNMKVSIYDKPNAISKVSFDNQIEFKGVSFQYANSNIKVLDDIHFSLKKGEKIAIVGSSGSGKSTLVDLLARFYDVSKGSITIDGVDIKDIKISDLRSLMGMVTQEPILFNDSIRRNIEFGSKTYSDEMIWTILDTAYASDFVREGNRGLDYNIGDRGSKLSGGQRQRLTLARAILRNPAILILDEATSALDSASEMIVQEAMEHVLENRTAIIIAHRLSTIKKVDKIIVIQDGRIVEQGTHDELINKQGEYFNFVSLQSINH from the coding sequence ATGAAGCAATTTTTGTTATACGTAACTCAACTAAAGCAATATAGAACAAATGTAATTTTACATTTTGTTTGTTATATTTTTACAGCACTTTTTACAATTATTTCAATTCCTGCGATTATTCCATTGTTTGAAATGCTATTTCAACAAGAATACAAAGTCGTCGAAAAGCCTTTGAATGTTAATGGTATAAGTGGTATGATAGACGAACTAAAATATCATTTTAGTTCATGGATAGCAGGTCAAGATAAATCTACTGCTGTTATGTGGATTTGTGTGGGAATTGCTGCTGTATTTTTTTTTAAAAATGTTTTCAGATATTTTGCGATATACTTTATGACTCCTGTCAGAGCTTCATTAGTTCGTGATACGAGAAGCAAGTTATTTGCAAAAATGATTGATCTTCCAATGTCTTATTTTTCAGATGAACGTAAAGGAGATTTAATTGCAAGAATGACAGCGGATGTACATGAAGTAGAATGGACTTTATTATCTACATTGGAGTCGTGGGTAAAAGATCCTTTGATTATCGTAGGTAGCATTAGTTTTATGTTATACACGAGTCCATCTTTGACTTTATTTGTCGTGTTATTATTAATTGGGACTTCATTTGTAATAGGTGGAATTTCCAGAACTTTAAAAAAGAAATCATTAAATGCCCAAGAAGAATTTGGTGATCTAATATCATTGCAAGAAGAAAGTCTTGGTGGGCTAAGAGTGGTAAAAGTTTTTGGAGCAGAATCATATATCAAAGATCGATTTAATGCAATACTGGAGAAATATAGAAAATTACTGATAGAAATTAATCGTCGAAGGGAATTGGCACCACCAATGTCTGAATTCTTAGGGATTGTGATCGTTTGCATACTTTTAGCATATGGGGCCAGTTTGGTGTTTTCATCACAGATTCAAGCTTCAACATTTCTTGCATTCCTTTATGCTTTTTTCAATGTTATCGAACCTTCTAAAGGAATTTCAGCCTCCTATTTCAATGTTCAAAAAGGTGTTGCTGCACTTGATCGGATCAATGAAGTGTTGAACATGAAAGTTAGTATTTATGACAAACCGAATGCAATAAGCAAGGTAAGTTTTGATAATCAAATTGAATTTAAAGGAGTTTCATTTCAATATGCTAATTCGAATATAAAGGTTTTAGATGATATCCATTTTAGTTTGAAGAAAGGTGAGAAAATTGCAATTGTAGGTTCGTCAGGTTCAGGTAAATCAACTCTAGTAGATTTGTTAGCTCGATTTTATGATGTTTCAAAAGGATCAATTACAATTGATGGAGTCGATATAAAAGATATAAAAATCAGTGATCTTAGATCGTTGATGGGTATGGTTACCCAAGAGCCCATATTATTTAATGACAGTATCAGAAGAAATATTGAATTCGGGTCTAAAACATATTCAGACGAAATGATTTGGACTATATTGGATACAGCTTATGCTTCTGATTTTGTACGTGAAGGGAACAGAGGATTGGATTATAATATTGGTGATAGAGGCTCCAAATTGAGTGGTGGTCAAAGACAACGATTAACCTTGGCACGTGCTATCTTAAGAAATCCTGCCATTTTAATTTTGGATGAAGCTACTTCAGCACTTGATTCTGCATCTGAAATGATAGTCCAAGAGGCGATGGAACATGTTTTAGAAAACCGTACAGCTATTATTATTGCTCACAGATTATCTACTATTAAAAAAGTAGATAAAATTATAGTTATTCAGGATGGAAGAATTGTTGAGCAAGGCACTCATGATGAATTAATTAATAAACAAGGAGAATACTTTAACTTTGTATCTTTACAATCTATTAATCATTAA
- a CDS encoding OmpA family protein, with amino-acid sequence MKHLIVIFGLLVVIQLRSDAQVTSLKQGVFARKTFIDYNTFREGDFAGFKSYRDGFEIGYIRNFGTKLSLLTPIGISVYQDSTINALKFPLFSFGGQVHYHLFKGPKWINPYVIAGIQVLLPKDKEIALQVPMGLGVNFMVHPQVYMNWQSDYRLPVINWENHFQHSVGFIYMFGNIKGQAPKIEKEIMDSDGDGITDDLDLCPSIAGLAIFSGCPDTDKDGISDLEDECPEIFGLKLFNGCPDTDEDNVPDNKDECPNLKGLVSNKGCPESDRDGDGIPDKEDHCPDKAGLTNLNGCPDSDGDGVSDKDDRCPDVPGLKAKGGCPETKKDADNDGIIDEQDECPFTAGLSQFKGCPDTDGDGVQDKLDDCPNAAGPKSNKGCPVIEKKDKEVLDFAMRAVQFDLGRSTLKEESFKILDKITIILKKYPDYNLAIGGHTDNTGSAPFNLELSEKRAKVCYEYIISKGMLANRLSYTGYGATQPIADNKTENGRFLNRRTEFNLIPR; translated from the coding sequence ATGAAACATTTAATAGTGATTTTTGGCTTGTTGGTTGTTATACAACTGCGTTCAGATGCGCAAGTAACATCATTGAAACAAGGTGTGTTTGCTAGAAAAACATTTATTGATTACAATACTTTTAGAGAAGGGGACTTTGCTGGTTTTAAAAGTTATAGAGATGGTTTTGAAATTGGTTATATTAGAAACTTTGGAACTAAACTATCTTTATTGACACCAATTGGAATAAGTGTTTATCAGGATAGTACCATTAATGCATTAAAATTTCCATTATTTTCATTTGGAGGGCAGGTTCATTATCACTTGTTTAAAGGGCCCAAATGGATTAACCCTTATGTAATTGCTGGAATTCAAGTTTTGTTGCCAAAAGACAAAGAAATTGCATTACAAGTTCCAATGGGACTTGGAGTAAACTTTATGGTACATCCACAAGTCTATATGAATTGGCAATCCGATTATAGACTGCCGGTGATTAATTGGGAAAATCATTTTCAACATAGCGTTGGATTTATTTACATGTTTGGAAATATAAAGGGTCAAGCACCAAAAATTGAAAAAGAAATCATGGATTCTGATGGGGACGGTATTACAGATGATCTAGATTTATGTCCAAGTATAGCTGGTTTGGCAATATTTTCTGGTTGCCCTGATACGGATAAGGATGGAATTTCGGACCTTGAAGATGAATGTCCTGAAATTTTTGGTTTAAAGTTATTTAACGGGTGCCCAGATACGGATGAAGATAATGTTCCCGATAATAAAGATGAATGTCCTAATTTAAAAGGTCTAGTTTCTAATAAGGGTTGCCCTGAATCTGATAGAGATGGAGACGGGATACCAGACAAAGAAGATCATTGTCCAGATAAAGCTGGATTAACCAATTTAAATGGATGTCCTGATAGTGATGGAGATGGCGTTTCTGATAAAGACGATAGATGCCCTGATGTTCCAGGTTTAAAAGCTAAAGGGGGCTGTCCGGAAACAAAGAAAGATGCTGACAATGACGGAATTATTGATGAGCAAGATGAGTGTCCATTTACAGCTGGTTTATCACAATTTAAAGGTTGTCCTGATACAGATGGGGATGGTGTTCAAGATAAACTAGATGATTGTCCGAATGCTGCGGGCCCTAAGTCGAATAAAGGCTGTCCAGTCATTGAAAAAAAGGATAAAGAAGTATTAGATTTTGCAATGAGAGCCGTCCAGTTTGACTTGGGAAGGTCTACGCTGAAGGAAGAATCTTTTAAAATTTTAGACAAGATCACAATAATATTAAAGAAATATCCTGACTACAATTTAGCAATTGGAGGTCATACGGATAATACAGGAAGTGCACCGTTTAACCTCGAATTATCCGAAAAAAGGGCAAAGGTATGTTATGAATACATTATATCTAAAGGTATGTTGGCGAATAGATTAAGTTACACCGGATATGGTGCAACTCAACCCATAGCAGATAATAAAACTGAAAATGGGCGTTTTCTAAATCGGAGAACAGAGTTTAATTTAATACCAAGATAA